The Nocardioides panzhihuensis genome has a segment encoding these proteins:
- a CDS encoding RNA polymerase sigma factor — protein MSLMHRATSEIGAAPDEAWANELNDPGPPGHAAQRSLHDLLLRATRHQVWRLRHQLPGAGPADLEDLAQQAADDALVAVLGKLDTFEGRSRFSTWVYKFGLLHAGVAVRRQSWRHREVALPDTFDVSDGGVTPEAFAQGSELSRAVHAAISTDLTPHQRRVTLALLVEQVPIDVLAERLNTNRNALYKTLHDARQRLRACLMASGHLDDPSLRSTP, from the coding sequence ATGAGCCTCATGCACCGAGCCACCTCCGAGATCGGCGCCGCGCCGGATGAGGCCTGGGCGAACGAGCTGAACGATCCGGGTCCGCCGGGACATGCCGCCCAGCGCAGCCTCCATGATCTGCTGCTCCGCGCGACTCGTCACCAGGTGTGGCGGCTACGTCATCAGCTGCCCGGCGCCGGACCCGCGGACCTGGAGGATCTGGCCCAGCAGGCCGCTGACGATGCGCTGGTCGCGGTTCTCGGCAAGCTCGACACCTTCGAGGGGAGGAGCCGGTTCAGCACCTGGGTCTACAAGTTCGGGCTCCTGCACGCCGGTGTCGCGGTCCGTCGGCAGTCCTGGCGGCATCGTGAGGTCGCGCTCCCCGACACCTTCGACGTCAGTGACGGTGGCGTCACCCCGGAGGCCTTCGCGCAGGGCAGTGAGCTCTCGCGGGCCGTCCATGCGGCGATCTCCACGGACCTGACACCTCATCAGCGCCGCGTCACCTTGGCGTTGCTCGTCGAGCAGGTCCCGATCGACGTGCTCGCCGAGCGTCTCAACACCAACCGCAACGCCCTGTACAAGACCCTTCACGACGCACGCCAGCGACTTCGAGCGTGCCTGATGGCCAGCGGCCACCTCGACGACCCGTCCCTCCGGAGCACGCCATGA
- a CDS encoding alpha/beta hydrolase, translated as MKRISVPLTVAVVSLAATLAPAASLAPAASLAGPAGAQAQEPTQPPDRITWAKCPAEISPVPIPAEMQCGTLKVPLDYSAPDGPTIDIAVSRLASTKPDKRRGILVTNPGGPSAGEGYPAMLVATGLPQSVQDSYDVIGFDPRGIGRSTPVTCDLTPEQQLTGNIPPYARDAADVTERAAQSKQIAQQCETSKTSWMLPHVSPANTARDMDRIRAALGESRLSYAGASWGTHLGAVYTTLFPERSDRIVLDSNMGPGGWDYASDRLWSQGVEDTFPAFAKFAAANHREYGLGTTPAQVRAKYFELAERLEKKPIPSPDGPFDHVTFRLVNFALLYAPTQLPLLADIWQAVDANQPPPPLPGGETVTDADNLISGRYYMICNDARWPSSVATYQRNVAADRIRYPLFGAAGANITPCAYWPAPTEPPVRITDQGPANVLMVQNLRDPATPLAGAREMRAALGKRATMVTADQSGHGVYPGGRNRCANHVVTTYLTTGERPSRDYHCSADAAPRSAVAGAADN; from the coding sequence ATGAAACGCATCTCGGTACCGCTCACCGTCGCCGTCGTCTCGCTGGCGGCCACACTGGCCCCAGCGGCCTCGCTGGCCCCAGCGGCCTCGCTGGCAGGTCCAGCCGGGGCACAGGCACAGGAGCCGACACAGCCACCGGACCGCATCACCTGGGCCAAGTGCCCCGCCGAGATCTCTCCGGTGCCGATCCCGGCAGAGATGCAGTGCGGGACCCTGAAGGTCCCGCTGGACTACAGCGCCCCCGACGGCCCGACGATCGATATCGCGGTCTCACGGCTGGCGAGCACGAAGCCCGACAAGCGGCGCGGCATCCTGGTCACCAACCCCGGCGGCCCCTCCGCGGGCGAGGGCTACCCGGCGATGCTCGTCGCGACCGGTCTCCCGCAGAGCGTCCAGGACAGCTACGACGTGATCGGCTTCGACCCGCGCGGGATCGGCCGCAGCACGCCGGTGACGTGCGACCTCACCCCGGAACAGCAGCTCACCGGCAACATCCCGCCGTACGCCCGCGACGCCGCCGACGTGACCGAGCGAGCCGCCCAGAGCAAGCAGATCGCCCAGCAGTGCGAGACGTCCAAGACATCCTGGATGCTGCCGCACGTCAGCCCGGCCAACACCGCACGTGACATGGACCGGATCCGGGCCGCGCTGGGTGAGTCGAGGCTGTCGTACGCCGGCGCCTCCTGGGGAACCCACCTGGGCGCCGTCTACACCACCCTGTTCCCCGAGCGCAGCGACCGGATCGTGCTCGACAGCAACATGGGCCCGGGCGGTTGGGACTACGCGAGCGACCGGCTGTGGTCGCAGGGCGTCGAGGACACCTTCCCGGCCTTCGCGAAGTTCGCCGCGGCGAACCACCGCGAGTACGGACTGGGCACGACACCGGCGCAGGTGCGAGCGAAGTACTTCGAGCTCGCCGAACGGCTGGAGAAGAAGCCGATCCCGTCTCCGGACGGCCCCTTCGACCATGTCACGTTCCGGCTGGTCAACTTCGCTCTGCTGTACGCCCCCACCCAGCTGCCGCTGCTGGCCGACATCTGGCAGGCGGTCGACGCGAACCAGCCGCCACCACCGCTGCCCGGAGGCGAGACCGTGACCGACGCGGACAACCTCATCTCCGGTCGCTACTACATGATCTGCAACGACGCGCGCTGGCCGTCGTCGGTTGCGACCTACCAGCGCAACGTAGCCGCTGACCGGATCCGGTACCCCCTGTTCGGTGCCGCCGGAGCCAACATCACGCCGTGCGCGTACTGGCCGGCTCCCACCGAACCGCCGGTCCGGATCACCGATCAGGGTCCGGCCAACGTACTGATGGTGCAGAACCTCCGCGACCCGGCGACACCGCTCGCCGGGGCTCGGGAGATGCGGGCGGCGCTGGGCAAGCGGGCCACCATGGTGACCGCCGACCAGAGCGGCCACGGCGTCTACCCGGGCGGCAGGAACCGCTGCGCGAACCACGTCGTGACGACCTATCTGACCACGGGCGAGCGACCGTCGCGCGACTACCACTGCTCAGCCGACGCCGCCCCGCGCTCAGCCGTGGCAGGGGCGGCCGACAACTAG
- a CDS encoding HAD-IIA family hydrolase, producing the protein MIDERPIKTWLTDMDGVLVREEEPIPGAAEFLAKLTEKSLPFLVLTNNSIYTPRDLRVRLLRSGLDVPEKSIWTSAMATAQFLSDQRPDGSAYVVGEAGLTTALHEVGYVMTETDPDYVVLGETRTFSFEAITRAIRLIERGARFIATNPDPSGPSPQGTLPATGSVAALISAATNRAPYFVGKPNPLMMRSALNQLEAHSETTVMIGDRMDTDIISGLEAGLRTILVETGSTRPEQIETFPFRPTCVVGSIADVLPMLDGGE; encoded by the coding sequence GTGATCGACGAGCGCCCCATCAAGACCTGGCTGACAGACATGGACGGCGTCCTGGTGCGCGAGGAGGAGCCGATCCCGGGTGCGGCCGAGTTCCTGGCGAAGCTCACCGAGAAGTCGCTGCCGTTCCTGGTGCTGACCAACAACTCGATCTACACTCCGCGCGACCTCCGGGTCCGGCTGCTTCGCTCCGGTCTCGACGTTCCCGAGAAGTCGATCTGGACCTCCGCGATGGCGACCGCGCAGTTCCTCTCCGACCAGCGCCCGGACGGTTCGGCGTACGTCGTCGGTGAGGCCGGGCTGACGACCGCGCTGCACGAGGTCGGCTACGTGATGACGGAGACCGACCCCGACTACGTCGTGCTGGGGGAGACCCGCACCTTCTCCTTCGAGGCGATCACCCGGGCGATCCGGCTGATCGAGCGTGGCGCGCGGTTCATCGCGACCAACCCCGACCCGAGCGGGCCGAGCCCCCAGGGCACGCTGCCCGCCACCGGCTCCGTGGCGGCGCTGATCAGCGCCGCGACCAACCGGGCGCCCTACTTCGTCGGCAAGCCGAACCCGCTGATGATGCGCAGCGCTCTCAACCAGCTCGAGGCCCACTCCGAGACGACGGTGATGATCGGCGACCGGATGGACACCGACATCATCAGCGGCCTCGAGGCCGGCTTGCGCACCATCCTGGTCGAGACCGGGTCGACCAGGCCCGAGCAGATCGAGACCTTCCCG